In Phycisphaerales bacterium, the sequence GCGGATCAGGTTCTGGTCGAGCAGGAAGTTCTGCCCGAACTGCTTCCGGGGCGAGAGCCCGCGCGACTCCAGAATCAGTCGAATCTCGGCCAGTGACTGCATGCGTTACCACGCTCCCGAGAGGACCATCTCCACCGCCGCCGCCACGCCATCCTCGTTGTTCGATTTAGTCATCCGTTTCGCCGCCCGCTTCGCCTCCTCCACGCCGTTCCCCATCGCGATCCCCAGCGCCGCGTTCTTGAGGAGCACGACGTCATTCACCTGATCGCCGATGGCGCAGATCCGCGCGACATCCCGCCCGCGCCGCTTCGCCAACGCACACACCGCGTCCCACTTGTTCGCCTTGCTGTGGAACACTTCGAGGATGTGCGTGGACTCGCCGTCCTCCTCCTCGCGCACCACCGCCGGAAAGTTGTGCATCACCGTCTCGCCGCCGAACTCGCCATGGATCGCGCGTTCCAACGGCATCAACCGACTCGCATACGAGCACGCCCCCACGCGCACTGTGTGCTCCGGATGCTCATCATCCTCCACCCGCCGAACCTCGCGATACTGAATCCGATGCTCGTCGAACCACCACCGCGTCGTCGGGTCCAGCCGCTCCCCGCCGCGACCCGTCACCACGAGATAGTCGTACCCCGTCTCCAGCGGATCCTTGAGGACCAGGGCCGCGTGCCCGTGATCCACGATCCGCGTCGTCACGCCCCGCGCCACGTCCGTCGGCAAGCCGAACCGCTCACGCGTCCTTCGCTCCACCGGGCACGCGATGATCGACCCCCCCGCCACGACCACGTGCTCTTCCTGCCGGATCCGCTCGAGCGCCCCCAGACACTCCACAAGCCCACGCCCCGTGCAGATCGTCACCAGCACCCCTGCCTTTCGCGCCCGTTCGATCGCCCCGACGTTCGCCTCGCTCACGCGACCGCGCGAGTCCAGAAGCGTTCCATCGAGATCGATCGCCAGGACGTCATACGCCGGCGTGCCCGCTCGCCCTTGATGTGGAGTTTCAACCTCGCGTTGGCTCACGGCCTGAGCGTACGCCCATCACCGCTGATCGCGTCGCCGCCCGTCGCCCCGAAGACGATCGCGTTCTTCCCCAGGCGCTTGCTCTGCATCGACCGCTCGTCGGCCTTGCGCAGGAGTTCCGTCGCCGACGCCCCGTCCCACGGATACGTCGCCAGCCCGCCCGACACCGTCAATGTTCCCGGGGCGCTCCCGCCCAGTTTGGGGAACCGGTGCGCGTTGATCTGCGACTGGAACCGCTGCGCGATGTCGAACACGGTCTTGGGGTGCTTGCTCTCGGGCGAGCGCGGCCCGCGCGGGTCATAGAAGACCACCGCGAACTCGTCGCCGCCGATCCGACAGACTCGATCGCTCGGACGGATCACGCTCTGCATCAGGCGCACCGTCTCGACGAGGATCTCGTCCCCCGCCTCGTGGCTGTACTGGTCGTTGTACCGCTTGAAATCATCGATGTCGAACATCAGCACGGTGACGTTCCACCGCTGCTCACGCGCCGCCTCGATCGCCGTCGCCAGATAACGCTCGAAGTATCGACGGTTCCACGCCCCCGTCAGCGGGTCCATGAACGCGGCCTGACGCAACTGCATCTGCTGGTCACGTAGCCGCAGCCAACTCGCCAGCCACGACGCGTGCGCCAGCAACTCCGACGCGTCCGAACCGCTCGCCAGAAGCCGTCCGTACACCACCGCCTGGTAACTCACCGGCACGCCCACCACGCCGAGCGCCTGGGGCGCACTCGGCTCGGCGGCGACAAACTCCACCGTCGGATCGCCGCAGCGACCTCGAATCTGCTCCAACGCCACCGGCAGAATGTCACGCCCCTGCAGCATGCACTCGACGATTGGCCCATCACCAAGATCGAGCACCGCCGCACGAGGCCCAAAGTCGGTCATCGCGCCCTCGGGAGGCTGGGGCAAAGACTGCTCGCTCTCCGCCGAAACAGGCACCGAGACGCGAGAACTTTCCGTCCCTTGCACGCGCCCCTCGGTCGGGACGCTGAGCAGGCTCCGCACGCCCTCGCTCGCCGAAGAGCCATCGATCGACGCGTCCAGAAGGCCCTTCGCCTCCGACGTGTCCTGCCCGACAATCCCGCACACTCTCACGCCCGGATCGACCATCCGAAGCGCGCGGAGAAAATCCACAAACCGCTCGCGTCCGCCGCCATCCTCGGCCGACCCAAGCCACGCCTGCGCGTCGCCCGCCAGAATCACCACAGACTGCGTCGGCGATTCCTCGTCGATCGGCGTCGCGAGTTCACCGATCGCCTCGTACGCCGCGCCGACTCGGACCAACTCAAAGTGGGCATCGCGACGCAATGTGGCGTCCAGCCCCGTCCGTCCGACGAGGATCACCCGAACACCCGTTGTGTGATCGATCAAACCCACCAACCGCGGCCTCCACGCAGAATCCCAGTCTTTATCGTCCCTTCAACCACCCGAATCGAGCAGACCCACCCGATTCACGACCACGATCGCACCATACCCAACACCCCATAACTCATTCACGATTCCGTACGCCCGTGCTCGTTCCCCGGATCGCCCATCAGCATCCGCAGTTCCTCGGCCGTAAGGTCCGGGCCGCTCGCCGACTCCGGATCGCGATCCGCGACCACAGGGTCCGAGAACGCATGTCCCGTGAACCCCGACAACCGCAACTTTGGGCCGCCCGGCGCGCTCGAGTCGCCACGCCCCCGGATCACGTCGGCCAAACCCGATCGGACCACGACTTCGGGCTTTGTAGGCACGTCCTTGGCGCCGCCCGCGGCACCAGTGCTTCTTAGTTCAGCCGTGCTCGAACGCGAGAGCGCCGTGCCATCAAACTTCCAGATCGGCGTCTCCGGGCGATATCGCTCCACGACGCCGATCACCGCACCGAGTTCTTTCAGTCGTCGCGGCTCGACGACCAGCAGCACGGCCCGCGTGCCGCCGTTGTCCCGGACCACATCCGCGAGCGTCATCGCCCCCGAGGTCCACTCGCTCCAGGTCAGGCCGCGCCTTCGGAGCGCCTCGCCGAGTTTCGGATGCACCTCGCCGGCGTGATAGACCACGCACCGCGCCCGCCCGGATTCCGTTCGTGTTCCGCCCGATGGCTCCGCCATGCCCAGAGCGTAGGTCGATCGCGTCTCCGATCGGCCTGCGGAATCACCGGCGAAGTTCGTCGGCGATCACCCGGGCCACACGCCTTGCCCCGTCCGCCGGACCGAGTTTGCCCAAATTCTCACGCATGTTCGCACGCACGCCCGCGTCGAGCCTCGATTCCACAGCCGTCCAGAGTGCGGCGGCGTTCTGCCCCGGCTCAATCAGGTCGGTCACGAGCACCGCGCCGCCGACCTCGACCAGCCGCGCCGGGTTGCGCGCCTGGTGCGCGTCCTTGTGATAGGGATACGGCACGAAGATCGCCGGCACGCGGTTCGCCCAGACCTCGGCGACGATCCCCGCGCCCGAGCGCCCGATGGCAAGATCGGCGGCCACCCAGGCGACGCCCATCTCGCGCATGAGCGCACAGACATGCGCGCGCACACCCAGCCGTTCGTACGCCTCTCGCACCTCGCGCTCGTCGTCCTTGCCGGTCTGGTGGATGATCTGCCAGTCGGCGAGTGCGTCGCGATGGGCCTCGACCATGGCGACGACACCACGGTTGATGCTGCGCGCGCCCAGGCTCGCGCCGGTGATGAAGAGCGTTGGACGATCGGGATCGAGGCCGAGTTTTTCGCGGCACGACGGAGCATCCGCGGCGGCGATCGCGGCGGTTCGGACGATCGGCGGAATCCGTGGCCACGACGGCGGCCCAGCGTCGGCGGTCGTGAGCACGCGCGTGGCAAACCGGGCAACGAAGCGGCTGGACAGACCCGCGACGGCGTCGAGATTGACCATGATGACGGGAATGCGCGCGCGTCGCGCGCTCCATGCAACCGGGGCCGCCACGAAACCACCGAGGGCCACCACCGCGCGCGCACCGGCGATCAATCGCGACGCGTCGGTCGTGCTCGTTCTCCAGTGTGCCGCGAAGGCCAACGCGCGCCGCGGGGAGAGGCCGAACGGTCGGGCCTCGAGCGGCGTGAAGTCCACGGCGGTTCCGGCAAGTTTCTCGTTGGAGAGGATCGCGCGGTCGATGTCGCGGGTGGAGCAGACGAAACGGAGGCATTCTGATGTGACCGATGGGTCACATTCGAGGAGTTTCTCGGCGATGGCGAGGCCCGGGTAGATGTGCCCGCCCGTGCCGCCGCCGGCGAAGACGACTCGCGGCGTGCTCATGCCGGCACGAGTGCGTCGAGGGCGACCTCGTCGTCGTACTGGGTGCGATCAACGGCGAGGACGAGGCCGAGGGAGAAGGCGGTGAGGATCCAGCCGGTGCCGCCGGAACTGAGCATGGGGAGGGCGATGCCCTTGGTCGGGGCCATGCCCGTGGCGACGGCGAGATTGATGAGGGCCTGGAGCCCGACGGTGGAGACGACGCCGAGTACGAAGAGGCGGAGGAGTGGCGACTTCTCTCGGGCGTAGATGGCGTATCCCGCCCAGACGAGGGCGAGGAAGAGGCCGACGACCAGCCCGGCACCGGCGATCCCGAGTTCCTCGCAGATGACGCCGAAGATGAAGTCGGTGCGGCCTTCGGGGAGGTAGCCCATTTTCTGGAGGCCGAAGCCCAGCCCGCGTCCGAAGCCGTCGCCATTGGAGACGGCGAGGAGGGACTGGATCATGTGGTAGCCTGTGTCCTCGGGATCGGCGTAGGGGTTCAAGAAGGCGGTGATGCGGTCGATGCGGTAGGGGTTGGTGATAATGGCGGCGGCGAGACCGGCGAGACTCAACGGGACGAAGATGAGGAACTGCCAGAGTTTCGCGCCCGCGGCGAGGAGGACGACGCAGGCGCTGGCGGCGATGAGGGCGCCGGTGCCCAGATCCTCGAGGACGACAAAGGCGGCGACGAGCGCAACGGCGACGAGCGCCGGGACGAGGCCCTTCCAGAAGCGGGCGAGTTCGCCCGTGCGCGCGGCGCTCGCGGCGTACCACGCCATCAGGCCCGCGAGCCCCCACTTGGCGATCTCGCTGGGCTGCATGGTGAGCGCCTTGGCGAAGGGGAGGGCGATCCAACGGTGTGAGCCGTTCTTGGAGAGGCCGATGAAGGGGACATAGACAAGAGCGCATACGGCGACGAGCACGAGGCTCGCGGCGAGGAGGAGGGTGACGCGTCGGCGGGTCTCGCCGGGCATGGGTGAGGCGGAGGCGTTCTCGAATGCCGCGACGAGTCGACGCACGGGGACGTAGGTCCCGGCGATGAGCGCGGCGAGGGCGAGGGCCATGTAGGCCGAGGATCTCGAGAGGACGATGGATTGGAAGGTGACGCCGTCGGTGGCGGGATGTCCGGCGCCGACGAGTTGGACGCTCATGTCGGCGGAACTGACCATGACAACGCCGAGCGTCAGGAGTGCGAAGACGCAGAGCGCGATGATGTGCCCGGGTCGGAGCATCGGAGGAGTGATATCGGCGAAGCGGGTCGACGCGGGCCAGAACGGAGTTGTGATGACCAGAAACGAATCGCCCGACCCACACGAGTGAGTCGGGCGATTGATTGTGCATCGATTGGACCGGTTGGCGTTAGGGTTCCATCTCGCCGGCGTCCTCGGGCTTGGGTTCGGCTGGAGCCGGGGCGGCTTCATCGGGGGACTTGCCCGAGGCGGCCATTTCCTTGGCCCGTGCGGTGGCCTTGACGACCTCTTCGGCGCCCAGGATCATGCCGGTATTCTGGAAATCTTCCCGGCTGGAGAAGATCCCCCGGAGGCCTTCCATCTCGTCCTGATCGGGCATGACCATCGTGCCGACGCCGACGACTTTGCCGTGGAGATCGAAGACGGGGAGGCCGAGAGAGACGATGCTGTTGGAGGAGTCGAAGTAGATGTGGCGAGGCTTCCTGGTGATGCCGCTGATCCTTGCCTGGCTGATGAGTGTGGCGCGATCGAAGAACTTGCCCATGCGTCGGATGCCGAAGATAGTGTCGCCGATGTCTGGTGTCGCGGCGTCGGCGAAGGAGACGAAGGGATATCCCTCGGCGGCGGGCTCGTTGATCTGGATCCAGGCGAGGTCGAGTTCGCCATCCTTCGCGATCATTTTGGCGTCGACGCCCTGGGTGTCATCGCCGATGAGGACCTTGATGTCGGTGGGGGTGAGTGAGGCCCCGCCTCCGAACCGTGACATGAATCCGCCGAGATAGGTGTTGGCGACGAGCACGAGACCGGGTTGCTCCACGATCAGCCCGGGGGCTTCCATCTCCATGTCCTCGTCGAGTCCGGCGGCACCTCCCTTGAGGACGTACTTCACGGTGACGAGGGCCGAGGCGCGAGTCTCGGCGAGGGATTTCATCGAGTCGGCGACGGGATCATCGGCGCGGACGCGGGAGTCGCTGGGCGCGAAGGCCGCGAGGGCGAGGAGCGTGACGGAGGCGGCGGCGGCGAGGAGGACGCGATTGGTGCGGGACATTCGGGATTCCATGGTGGCTCCGGGTGAGGCTCCCCATTGGGGAGTGAAGGGTGATCGGGCTTGGTCAGATGGTGCGGAGGAAAAAGAGCGAGCACAGTTTGTCGCTGGGAAGAGTTGTAGGAGAAGAAGACCCAGGCAGGACGCCTGGGCCACGAGACTGGGTCGGGACGCAAGTGTTCTCAGGGCTTAGGGGCTTCCTTGGCGGTTTCCTCGGCGGTTTTGGGCTTCCAGGAGGGCTCGGCGAACTTGAACTGGGTGCGCTGCCCACGGAGGACGACGAAGGTGACGCGCTCGGGCTGGTCCTTGGCAATCACGTCCATCGCGTCGCGGTAGGACTTGATGTCGGTGATCTCGGTGTTGTTGATGCGCTGGATGAGATCACCCATGAAGATTCCGGCGGTCCCGGCCCAGCCGGCGTTGTCGGCGTTCACGACGATGACACCCTGGATGGTGTCGTCCCAGCGGTTCTCATCGCGATCGAAGAAGGTGAGTTCGCGGACGGTGAGTTCGAAGTCCTTGTTGGTGTCGCGGAGGGCCTCGTCCTCGCCGATGCGGGTGCGCTCGAGGGGGACGTTGACGGCAATCGATTCGCCCTCGCGGGTGAGGGTGAGGTTGGCGTCCTCGCCGATGTTGAGTTTTCGGATCTGTCGCTGGAACATCCCGGCGTCCTGCATGCCGCGGGGGTTGAGTCGATCGCCGTTGATCGCGGTGATGATGTCGCCGACCATGAGGCCGGCGGTGGCGGCGTCGGTCTTGGGGTAGACGCGCGTGACCCGGAAGCCGACGAGGTCCTTGTCGCCGAGTTGCTCGGCGAGGGTGCGGAGGATGGGCTGGGTGGCGACGCCGATCCAGGCCTTGGGGATCTCGCGCGGCGGGTCGTGGGGCTTGTCGCGGCGCGGCTTGAGGAGCGTGATCTGGTTGGAGCCTCGTCGCTCGAACTCGACGAGGACGTACTCGGGGAGCGGGTCCTGGTTGGCGATGTCCTTGTAGATATCGAGGAGGTCCTTGAGGGAGTCGACGGGCTTGGAGGCGATGGAGCGGATGATGTCGCCGTAGCTGAGTGAGGGCTCGGCGAGGCCCGCGGGGCCTCCGGACGTCACGCCGCGGACGAGGGCGCCTTTGTTGGAATCGAGGCGCCAGGCTCGGACGATCTGATCGGTGATCTGGGAGGCGGAGAGGCCGAAGAGTCGCAGGGCGGCCTCGTCGGGATCGTTGCGGAGGAGTCGCTCGGTTGTGGCCGAGACGCTGAGTTCGTCGTGATCGCGCAGGACGACGAGGTTGATGGTGCTCCCGACGGGGGAGTCGGCGATTGCCCGGGCGACGGCGGGGATCTGCTCGGGGAACCGGGCGGAGACGGGCTGGTCGTTGAGTTTCACGATGACATCGCCGGCGTGGATGCCGGCCTTGGCGGCTGGGGAATCGTCGTCGACGGAGTTGACGAGGATGCCGTCGTCATAGCCGGAGCGTTTGATGCTCTTGAGGGAGATGCCCAGGGTGCTGCGGATGACCTCGCCGTCTTTGATGATGCGGCTGGTGATGTTGCGGGCGAGTGCGGCGGGGATGGCGAAACTCATGCCGGCGCCGCCCCGGGCGTTGACGCCGACGAGTTCGCCCTTCATGTTGACGAGGGGGCCGCCGGAGTTGCCGGGGTTGATGAGGGCGTCGTGCTGGATCCACTGGGTGAAGACCTCGGGGGAGGAGTTGAAGTCGAACTCCTGGTCGGCGAGGTCGTCGCCGGAGGACGAGGTGAAGACGCGCTCGGTGTTGGAGACGATGCCCAGCGTAACGGAGCGGGAAAGGGCGAAGGGGGAGCCCATCGCGAGGACGTAGTCGCCGACCTGGAGGTTGTCGGAGGTGGTGAACGAGGCGTTCTGGAGCGGACCCGTTTCGTTCGGATCGATCTTGAGGACGGCGAGGTCGGTCATGGGGTCCTCGCCGATGAGTTTGGCGGGGATCTCGCGTTTGTCGGCGAGGGTGACCTTGAACTCGCGGCCGTCGTTGACGACGTGGGCGTTGGTGACGATGTATCCCTCGGGGCTGAAGATCGTGCCGCTGCCGACGGATTGGGACTTGTTCTCCTTGCCGCCGTAGTAGGAATAGGAGACGACGCGGATGTGGACGAGGGCGGGGGCGACCTTGTCTCGGGCGAAGGAGATGGCGTCGCGGATGTCTGGGGTTGTGCCCGCGGGCTGATCGGAGAGCGTGTGGTTAGGGGCAACCTCGAGTGGCGTCGTCTCGGGAGCGGTCTCGTTGGCTGGTGCCGTGGCGGCGCAGCCCAGGAGCGTGGAAACGGCGAGTGAGACGGCGAACGCGTGTGTGTGCATGAGTTATCCCATCGGATCGCCGAGGTGGCGAAGGTTCGGGGCGAGAGTGGATCAACGCCTGGACGAGTGTCGAAGGGGTTCGACTCGCGAGCGGCGCGGAAGATCCTTGGCATGCCGAGGGCGGCGAGCCGATGGGAGTGACTTGATGGTCACGAGGATCCGGTCGGAGCTGGGCCTGGCGTGATTCACGTTGGACCGAGCGGCCGGGATCCGGAATCGCAAGCCCGACAGGCGACCAGTTGTGTGACCTGGCGTGCGACCTGGCGGAGTTCGTGGGCTATATTTTGGCGGATTTGCTTGGGGATTGGTGTAACGGTAGCACGACTGACTCTGACTCAGTTAGTCTAGGTTCGAATCCTAGATCCCCAGTTTTCAAGCACTTACGTGTAGCATCTGCGCCCAGCCCGACTCTATAAGTCGGGGTGTTTATGTGCGCTTGCGATACGTGGACTCCACGTCCGGGAACTTGGGCTTGAGCGGGGGTCGGGGCGGGTCGATGTTGGACATGGGTTGTTCTTGGGCCACGCGGCGGCGGGGAAAGTGTCCTGTGCCGGGCGTGTGGCGTCGGGAGGCGCATGTCGAGGCGTCGTTGGTTGTGGTGTGTCGCGGCGTTGCTGGCTGGGGTGGCCGGCGGGCCGTGGTGCGCGCGCGTGGACGCGGCTGGGGTGACGCCGGCTCGGGCTCGGGTGCTGCTGGAACAGGGGAACGGGCGGTTTGCGCGCGGAAGGCCGGTGCGACCGAACTCGAATATCGCGCGCGTGCGTGAGACTGGGGTTTCGGGGCAGAGTCCGATCGCGACGATCGTGGCGTGCTCGGATGCGCGGCTGGTGGTCGAATCGATCTTTGATCAGGGTGTCGGTGACTTGTACGTCGTGCGTTCGTTGGGGAACGTGGTGGGCGAGGACGCGCGCGCGAGCGTGGAGTATGGCGTTTCGCGGTTGCGCACGCCGCTGGTGGTGGTGCTGGGGGATAGCAAGTGCGGGGCGGTGACGGGGGCGATCCTTGGGGGGAAGGCACGCGAGGCGTGCGCGTCGGCGGCGGCGGCGATCGACCCGGCGGTGGCGACGGCGAAGCAGTTGTGGCCTTTGGCGCAGGGGTTGGACCTTGTGCCCCACGCGGTGAAGGAGAACGTGCTGCTGCAGATGGCGGCGCTGCTGCGGCGGAGCGAGAGTGTGCGTGAGGGCGTGCGTGAAGGGACCTTGGCGCTCGTTGGTGGCGTGTATGACGTGGACACGGGGCGTGTGACTCTGATTGGGACGCATCCTGATGAGCGGGCGCTGCTCGAGATGGCGCTCGAGGTTGTGCCCGAGGTCGTGCCGCGTGAGGTGCGTGAGCGGGAGCCTGTGATAGAGGCAAAGCCCGAGCCGAAGGATAATCCGCCTGAAGTGATCGTGCCTGAGGCGCCTGTGGCGATCGCGACAGCGCCCGAGCCTGTGGTGGTGGAACGGGTAATTGAGCGTGTGGTGGAGGTGCCGGCGCGAGATAACGGTGATCGTGCGACGTTGATTCCGTGGCCGATCCTGGTGCCTGTGCCGATGGTTCGCGCGGAGAACGATCGAGCGGGGGATGGCCTGAACTCGACGGAACCAGTGGCTACTGACAGTCCGCGAGTGACAACGTCGGTTGAGACGGGTGCGATTGCGATACCTCCCGAGTTGGGAATGGCAGCGGAGAAGGAATCACGAAGCAATGCATGGCGTGACGCGACGGTCGCTCTTGTGGGTGGGTTGGCCGGAGTTGGCTTTGCGGCTTGGATCCTTCGGCGACGGAAGCGTGAGGCCGTTGCATTGGGCGTGAAGGAGCGGTCGATCGGGGAGCCGGATCGCACACCAGACAACTCAATGCCGGAGGCTTGCGAACCGCGCGACTCGAGTCCTGTGGCGGCGGTACAGATTTGGGTCGGTGAGATCGGCGACGTGTCCTCGACGGTGAACGTGATCGTGCCGAGGGAGCCGATGACGATGACGTCTTTGGTGGGCGAGACAGAATCCGAGGACTCGGTCACGACGGACGCTGCTGAACCTTCCGCGATCTCGACGGAGCGGACACGCTTGGCATTCGCGGTGATGGACGAGATCGAGGACGAGTGCGCGTCGGTGTCGACGCTTGGAATCGCCGGCCCGGTGGTGGGCGAGTTCGCGGCACATCGGAAAGTAGAGTTGGCGAGCGATGGCGAGCATCGACAGTCGAATAACACTTGTGATGTGCCACATTCGATCGAGGATGAGGCGAGCGGCGTGATGGAGGCGGGAACGATCGATGGAGAGATCGTGCCTGTGGCGAGTGGACATGGGTTCGTGGCGTTCGAGGATGAGCCGACAGACGAACCGAGGAGTCCCGGCGACGACCAAGGTGATATCCCGATCGAGTCGATCGTCGAGCGTGTGATCGCGCGGATTGGATCGATGGCCGTTGAATGTGGTGTTGAGACGCCCGCGGAGATGGACGAACGTGTCGGATCGGTTGAACCGGTTCCGTTCGAACCTATCGCCCCTGTTGTGGAGTTCCCACCG encodes:
- a CDS encoding HAD-IIB family hydrolase; protein product: MSQREVETPHQGRAGTPAYDVLAIDLDGTLLDSRGRVSEANVGAIERARKAGVLVTICTGRGLVECLGALERIRQEEHVVVAGGSIIACPVERRTRERFGLPTDVARGVTTRIVDHGHAALVLKDPLETGYDYLVVTGRGGERLDPTTRWWFDEHRIQYREVRRVEDDEHPEHTVRVGACSYASRLMPLERAIHGEFGGETVMHNFPAVVREEEDGESTHILEVFHSKANKWDAVCALAKRRGRDVARICAIGDQVNDVVLLKNAALGIAMGNGVEEAKRAAKRMTKSNNEDGVAAAVEMVLSGAW
- a CDS encoding GGDEF domain-containing protein, whose product is MIDHTTGVRVILVGRTGLDATLRRDAHFELVRVGAAYEAIGELATPIDEESPTQSVVILAGDAQAWLGSAEDGGGRERFVDFLRALRMVDPGVRVCGIVGQDTSEAKGLLDASIDGSSASEGVRSLLSVPTEGRVQGTESSRVSVPVSAESEQSLPQPPEGAMTDFGPRAAVLDLGDGPIVECMLQGRDILPVALEQIRGRCGDPTVEFVAAEPSAPQALGVVGVPVSYQAVVYGRLLASGSDASELLAHASWLASWLRLRDQQMQLRQAAFMDPLTGAWNRRYFERYLATAIEAAREQRWNVTVLMFDIDDFKRYNDQYSHEAGDEILVETVRLMQSVIRPSDRVCRIGGDEFAVVFYDPRGPRSPESKHPKTVFDIAQRFQSQINAHRFPKLGGSAPGTLTVSGGLATYPWDGASATELLRKADERSMQSKRLGKNAIVFGATGGDAISGDGRTLRP
- a CDS encoding UDP-N-acetylglucosamine--N-acetylmuramyl-(pentapeptide) pyrophosphoryl-undecaprenol N-acetylglucosamine transferase → MSTPRVVFAGGGTGGHIYPGLAIAEKLLECDPSVTSECLRFVCSTRDIDRAILSNEKLAGTAVDFTPLEARPFGLSPRRALAFAAHWRTSTTDASRLIAGARAVVALGGFVAAPVAWSARRARIPVIMVNLDAVAGLSSRFVARFATRVLTTADAGPPSWPRIPPIVRTAAIAAADAPSCREKLGLDPDRPTLFITGASLGARSINRGVVAMVEAHRDALADWQIIHQTGKDDEREVREAYERLGVRAHVCALMREMGVAWVAADLAIGRSGAGIVAEVWANRVPAIFVPYPYHKDAHQARNPARLVEVGGAVLVTDLIEPGQNAAALWTAVESRLDAGVRANMRENLGKLGPADGARRVARVIADELRR
- a CDS encoding FtsW/RodA/SpoVE family cell cycle protein yields the protein MLRPGHIIALCVFALLTLGVVMVSSADMSVQLVGAGHPATDGVTFQSIVLSRSSAYMALALAALIAGTYVPVRRLVAAFENASASPMPGETRRRVTLLLAASLVLVAVCALVYVPFIGLSKNGSHRWIALPFAKALTMQPSEIAKWGLAGLMAWYAASAARTGELARFWKGLVPALVAVALVAAFVVLEDLGTGALIAASACVVLLAAGAKLWQFLIFVPLSLAGLAAAIITNPYRIDRITAFLNPYADPEDTGYHMIQSLLAVSNGDGFGRGLGFGLQKMGYLPEGRTDFIFGVICEELGIAGAGLVVGLFLALVWAGYAIYAREKSPLLRLFVLGVVSTVGLQALINLAVATGMAPTKGIALPMLSSGGTGWILTAFSLGLVLAVDRTQYDDEVALDALVPA
- a CDS encoding trypsin-like peptidase domain-containing protein, which encodes MSRTNRVLLAAAASVTLLALAAFAPSDSRVRADDPVADSMKSLAETRASALVTVKYVLKGGAAGLDEDMEMEAPGLIVEQPGLVLVANTYLGGFMSRFGGGASLTPTDIKVLIGDDTQGVDAKMIAKDGELDLAWIQINEPAAEGYPFVSFADAATPDIGDTIFGIRRMGKFFDRATLISQARISGITRKPRHIYFDSSNSIVSLGLPVFDLHGKVVGVGTMVMPDQDEMEGLRGIFSSREDFQNTGMILGAEEVVKATARAKEMAASGKSPDEAAPAPAEPKPEDAGEMEP
- a CDS encoding PDZ domain-containing protein, producing the protein MHTHAFAVSLAVSTLLGCAATAPANETAPETTPLEVAPNHTLSDQPAGTTPDIRDAISFARDKVAPALVHIRVVSYSYYGGKENKSQSVGSGTIFSPEGYIVTNAHVVNDGREFKVTLADKREIPAKLIGEDPMTDLAVLKIDPNETGPLQNASFTTSDNLQVGDYVLAMGSPFALSRSVTLGIVSNTERVFTSSSGDDLADQEFDFNSSPEVFTQWIQHDALINPGNSGGPLVNMKGELVGVNARGGAGMSFAIPAALARNITSRIIKDGEVIRSTLGISLKSIKRSGYDDGILVNSVDDDSPAAKAGIHAGDVIVKLNDQPVSARFPEQIPAVARAIADSPVGSTINLVVLRDHDELSVSATTERLLRNDPDEAALRLFGLSASQITDQIVRAWRLDSNKGALVRGVTSGGPAGLAEPSLSYGDIIRSIASKPVDSLKDLLDIYKDIANQDPLPEYVLVEFERRGSNQITLLKPRRDKPHDPPREIPKAWIGVATQPILRTLAEQLGDKDLVGFRVTRVYPKTDAATAGLMVGDIITAINGDRLNPRGMQDAGMFQRQIRKLNIGEDANLTLTREGESIAVNVPLERTRIGEDEALRDTNKDFELTVRELTFFDRDENRWDDTIQGVIVVNADNAGWAGTAGIFMGDLIQRINNTEITDIKSYRDAMDVIAKDQPERVTFVVLRGQRTQFKFAEPSWKPKTAEETAKEAPKP